CGCCTACTGCCGTTTTCGTGCGGACACTGCCGCCGATGTTGCTGAAGGAAGACACTCGTGCGCTTTTCAGCTGCCTCGTCTACCATCGCCATCCGCTGCTCACCGTTTTGCTGCTGTCatcggcaagaagctgctgatTTTGTGTACTCGCATGCCTTCGTTGACACTTCGGATCCGCGCCCTCCTCCACGGCTTTGACTACATCCACCTTGACCTCGGCTACTTCGGCACTAAggggctatcatctgcatgagctACTCCAGTCGAAGCATTCGCACCGGCGTTCTGACTGCGGGGGAATatctccattgttctccagtctATCCGTTCGTGTTGCTAGCTCTATGACtacggggggatgttagagtatattaggcaactccggatatggttgGTTTAGGATTGATTGCAATCCCGAGTTAACCTTctttatctctaggagaggctacttgccctccaagccatgtactcctatatattcgCTCTAGAGGCTCAATGTAATACACCGATCACATTATACGCATCATACTTTCCTACATTATCTACCCCCCGAATTAGATTGTTTGGAAGAGAAAAGGTAACTGTATCATGTCATTTAATAGGAGGTGTATGGTCACATTGTCTTTCTCCAGAATCTAATACTTGGttaattattcaaaaaaatatacTTCCTTGGTTAATTACTCAAAAAATACACTTGGTCAGTGTGCATGTTGGGCTATGGACGTAGGGGAGGGCGTAGCAATCTTTATTCTTTAGAAGGACCTTGAAACATGTGTTCCACATTGACTGGTTTATTATATAATCACTGAAATAATTTATTATCTGACAGTTCTATATGGATGTCATTACAGGTCCTGTTGAGGTATGGCACCAAGGAGCAACAGAAGCAATGGCTAGTTCCTCTATTGGAAGGGAAAATTCGTTCTGGGTTTGCGATGACGGAACCACAAGTTGCATCTTCAGATGCTACTAATATAGAATGTTCAATATCCAGGTAATAAATGAGGCGAAATTGTTTGCTGCATGTCATTGGTGTTCCTTAGATAATTGCATTGCACAACTATTTCATTGCCTGTGCTTCCTTGTTTTGCTCCTCAATACAAGTTTTTGTTTGGTTAATTAAGCTACCATAGAGTTGAGAAATGAGAATTTATTTATATTCCTACTGTTACCTACCTTCTGTCATGCCTGCTTTTGtccaggaaaaaaaaagctatAGATCTTGTTTAGATTTGCATGATATGCTGTCCTTTCTTCTGAAAGTTTAAATAGATAGCATCACCTACTTTTGTTTGAACATTGTGCATTATGCAtacttatgattttttttatttttatcttcTCAACAGACAGGGAGATTTCTATGTGATAAATGGAAGGAAATGGTGGACCAGTGGGGCTATGGACCCTAGATGCAAAATCCTGATATTAATGGTAATCTACATCTATTGATTATAGTTGTGTCATGCAATAAATATATCTGTTTTGATGTTGGAAGTTTTTATTTCATACAGGGAAAAACAGATTTTTCTGCACCTAAGCATAAGCAACAGTCGATGATCTTAGTGGACATCAACACTCCTGGGGTGCAAATAAAGCGACCATTATTAGTCTTCGGTTTTGATGATGCACCTCATGGGCATGCGGAGATTGTTTTTGAGAATGTGCGTGTCCCAGTAACAAATATCCTGCTTGGGGAAGGACGGGGTTTTGAGATTGCTCAAGTAAGCAGAGTTTTGCTGTTATTACCCATAGTACAACTATGGCTTGTACCTTTTGTCATATTAAGATGCTTTTCAGGGGAGGCTCGGTCCTGGAAGACTACATCATTGCATGAGGCTAATAGGGGCAGCAGAACGCGGAATGGGTCTGATGGTCGAGAGGGCCTTAAGTAGGACTGCATTTGGAAAGAGAATTGCCCAGCATGGTTCCTTTTTATCAGACCTTGCAAAGGTAGGTCCTCTTTGTAATTGTTTGCATGGTTTGCTTCTAAAGTACTGAACTGATCAATCGATTAATTTACTATGCACTTGTACATGAAATACAGTGCCGGATTGAGCTGGAGCAGGCTAGACTTTTGGTTCTAGAAGCAGCTGATCAACTTGACCGACATGGGAACAAGAAAGCCCGCGGTATCCTCGCAATGGCCAAGGTAAAACCATTGCTCAGCACCACCTTTTTAAACACTGTAGCAACAAAATTCAACAAGTCTGGCCCCCAATGTATAGGTTGCAGCTCCAAATATGGCCCTGAAGGTCCTTGACATGGCAATGCAAGTTCACGGTGCAGCTGGTGTCTCTACGGATACCGTCTTATCGCACCTATGGGCAACTGCCAGGACACTGCGGATTGCAGACGGCCCTGATGAAGTCCATCTCGGGACGATTGCGAAGCTGGAGCTGCAAAGAGCAAGGTTGTAAGGACAGGGTGAAGTAAAGTTTCGAGAATAAACGAAGTAACAGCAATCTGCTCACGAGACTAGGGGATGGCAGCATCACTGCTGGTAGTGGTTGATAGACAATGAGTAAATAAAGGCGTTAATATCCATCAATGTGTTGTACGATTGTACTGTTAGTGGCATTGGATCGATATATCTGTCCACGAAACTGAATATGACTTTTTCAATCTTCGCGCTGCCGCACAGTGATCGGCACTAGATTTGAACATCGGCTGTAACAGTGCAACGaatgtgctttttttttttgcacagtaGAGCGAATCAGAAGCATTGAGAGGTCATCTCCTTCCATGATTAGCCTTCGGCTTTTTCAGACTTCAACCAAGAATCATATGGAAACTGACACATGTAGTAGCAGAGGTCCAGCTTTCAGGATTACTAGGAACTACGGAACCCGAGCTGGGCCCAGCCTCCACTATTATTATtctaaaaaagagagagaataaAAAAAAGGGCTAAAAATTCCCATATGTATCGATGGCACCAGCAGCTTATTATTGGGGGTTGTGCAActagctagctcaagcccaacgTGTAGGGGAAGGAGGTGGAATTGAGCCAGAGGTCGCCCTGAATAAAGTTGCGCACGGTGAAGTTGGCGGCGTCGGTGGCGTTGGTGAGCACGTGGTAGCCGGGCCAGGCCACCCTCGCCGACGTGTTGGCGCCGGGCCCACGGTTCATGTACTCGGCGTAGTAGAGCGTGTCGAGCGCGAAGCTCCCGTTCCACTCGAGCCACCCCCTCGGGTGGATGAGGCCCTCGATCTTGGTCTGCGCGAACACCGTCCGCGAGTAGAGCTTCCATGGCCGGCCGAGGTAGGAGGAGAAGTTGGCGAGGACGGGGatgaggtcggcggcggcggcgaccttgcCGCCCTGCACGACGATGCCCGTGTTCTGGTTGGGGTCCGTCCGGCCCTGCGCGGCGACGACGTTCTTCTGGCCGCGTTCCGGGCGGCGCGCGTAGAGGCTGCAGCcctggagcacggcggcggcgtcgccgaagACGAAGTCGACGGTGCCGTAGACGTCGCAGTCGCGGTAGAACTGGCGGAGGGAGTGGGCGTAGAGCGTGTCCTGGTACCCCACGAAGCTGCAGCGGTAGaaggcggcgaggtcggcgttGACGCGCAGCGCCACGGCCTGGTTCTTTTTGGGCCCCGACGCGTTCTCCACCGTCAGGTCGCGCGCCAGGAACCCCGTGCCGACCACCGCTGCAATGGCAATGGTGAGACAGTTACTAGGGAGGGTTACGATCGACCACAGATGGATCGGAGCACGTATGTACTTGATGATGATGAGCGCATGATAGATGCCATAATAATGTGACCGATGGAGACATGATGGTGTGCAGTCTGTGGTACATGTCCTGTGTCGTCCTCGATCGCTAGCTACGGCGTGCACTTGCGTGGTGTGGCGCTGGCTGGCGATGGGGTGCGCGCGCGCGGGTAGAGGGCAGCCCGCAGCCCCGCACTAGAGGTAGGCACCGCCGCAAGTGCAGGCTAGGGACACGCGCGTACGCCTCCACCCGACACGTACCAGCAGGCGAAAGTGGCGTGCCAACTGCATACACAAGAATTGCATCGCATCGTCTGCCCGGACTCTGGAGAGGATTGGCTTAGCATAGCATAGCATCTTCTCCCCTAAATAACCTCACAGCTAGTAGTACCAGCAGACGGGAGGCCAATCGCCGCCATGGAGcgagcccccgcccccgccagcAGATCCAACAGAGAGAAAAAGAGGATCGACAAAGAAAAGGACGCGACGCGGGAGACCACGTTGTAGACAGCAGCACGATGTCGTCGTCGTCTCGTCTGGCGTCTGCGCGCAAAGAAGCCATGGCACTCCCAGTGCAAGCAAGTCCCATCCATGGACCATGATATGGCCCGAGTTaatggccgccggccggctccTCACCGCATAACTCCAAATGCCAAAGAGCAAGCTAAGGAGCGTGAGCGTGTCCACTCCCTATGTATATATGGCAGACTCCACTCCAAGCAAGGAAGCAAGCAGAGCTCCTTCATTTTTGCAAGTGCAGATCGGAGACGGAACGGTTCGTCTGCGTTACTGCCGAGGGACTCCCCTGGCCCTACATTGGTTggtctagcagcagcagcaacaacaacaacagtagGTATCAGGTGGTGGAGCCTACCTCATAAATTATCCTGCCCTTTGGATTAACACGTTCACTCGGTACTAGTAAAACACAAAATTAAGCTAACTTCTTTATTTTACTTGTCGGAAATTGCATATGATGGCGGTCGACCTAGCACTGGCGGTTCTAGAATATCATTATATAGTTACCAAAACTGTAAATTAGGTAACCCAACTAGAGAAGTATCAATTCTGTCATATCAGTAAATTTATGGCTCATCACACTTCCACGACCACGAGACTTCCATTTCAGTTAAGATTGGTCTAAGAGCATTCAGGATGGAGACAAGGGAGAGCCCCGGCCCGTACTTTGAGTAGTAGGACACAACTCGTGAATCAAATGTACTAATCCATGTACGGTGCTAGATCACATCTGCATACGCTGTCGGCGCTCCCTCCACTTATTACCACGCGAGACTCGAGTTTGTTGAGAGAAAGGTTGCTGCCGTGGCCGTTGCATTGGCCGACGACGATGCGCCAGCCAAGCGTGGAGTAGCTATCTTCTCCCCGGCCAGTCGCCGGAAGAGGCAAGGACGAGTACAGCTGCTCGTCGTGAACAGCGCGCAAGTTGCAATCATCGATTTTACActgtgctgtgctgtgctgcTTCTTCAATTCATGGGGCCGGTACAGTAACTTCACTCTGCAGAGTGACCTGCTTCTACCATTCTACCGGGTCGGAGATAATGTTGAGGTGGCAAAGTCATCGGGTACTAGTAGTTGTAGAAGAGCAGGAATTGCAAGGCAAGAGCGACTCTTTCACCAAGTCGCCAACGCTCGCTGTTGCTCGTGCTGCTTCACAAATCACAGCGGCTGTGCTCCGTGCGCCTCCGACTCGTCCAACTACCCCAGCCGTGCGGAAGCAATACAGAAGCAGTAAAAAGCTATGGAGTGACAGTGGCTGCTGTCTCCTACGCGTGGGGCCCCACTAGGAAAGGATCACGATGATCTACCGCCGCCCCATTTGCTCCTCTGCTCTTCGCCTATTGACTAGTAGTATTGCTAGATCGTCAGGCCAAAATTAGAGGAAGAAATGCAGGCAGCAGGCGATCGTCGGTAACTGACCTAGCGTGGCGGAGCGGAAGGTGGTGGAGTTGTCGGCGACGTTGCGGCTGGCCTTGATCACCGTCTTCCACATGCCGTCGCCGACGAACATCAGGTTCGTCTTCTCCGGCCCGACCTCCACGTTCTCGAAGTACCCGCCTGCCTTGATGTAGATCACGAACCGCGCCTCGCTGTTgttgggcgccgccgccaccgcctccccaaCCGTCGTGAAGTTGCCGCTCCCGTCCTTGGCCACCACCAGGTCCGcgaccgccggcggcgcgccctgctgctgcagcagccgccTCCGGTCCCCCGCCGACACCCACGACGGGAACCCGCGCCGCACCCGCCCGTACCCCTCCAGCgcctcgcgcccgcgccgccggcgctgcgggAGGCGCCGCACCATGGCCAGGGAGTTGGACACCAGGTGGGCCACGTGGTAGATGCGGCCCTGGATGTAGGGCCGGACGCGCCCGTCCTCCGACGCCGACGGGCCCGCGAACCCGTCCAGGCAGGTGTACTGGTTCGTCAGCGCGGCCGAGAGCACGGTCTGGACGCCCGCGAtggactcctccgccgtgcgGTTCCCCGCCGACAGCTCGTCCGCCGCCGTGCCCAGCTGCCCCAGCGTGCTCCCGAACAGCTCCAGGCAGTCGGACAGCGCCAGGCGGTCGCGCACGCACAGGCCCTGGGGCCGGCGGAGGTAGGACGAGCAGTTGGACGAGGacgcgcgcaccgccgccgcagcgcgcgcCACCACGTCGGAGATCACGTCCCGCAGCGGCTTCCGAGCGAGGTTCGGGATGGTGGCGAGCGTCGACGCGCACACGTCGCGGTGCAGCGTGCAGGCGCAGTGCCGGTCCACGGCGGCCgcgtgctccgccgcggcggcggcgtcggcattGCCGTCGTCATTACCCGCAAGAAGCACACGGTGACGTTCCTCTGCAGCGGACGTGGACTCGGCGACTAGGGCCGGGCatttcgggttacccgaaattttcgggtcgggtagttcgggttttAGGAATTTCGGGTTTCCAAAAATGATACCCGAAATCAGTTGGGAAAAAGAagaacccgaaaattcgggtacccgaaaatttgggttcgggttcgggttttacccgaattacccgaaatTCTGGAACTCCACATATGCAGtataaaatcaaatcaaatacacCCAACCATACATCCAGTTCACACGTCCAAACTGACAGTTCAAACGAAATTAACTAACACTTCACACGTCCAAACCGTGACAGTTCACACTTCACATATCACAATTAATAAACATAGTTTTGAAGCACACAAATCAAATCATAGATGAAAAAACAAATCatttcgggttgttcgggtatttcgggtaccgtggcccaatacccgaactacccgtattaatttcgggtaccgtgggttggaacccgaattagggttcgggtttttcgggttcggacttttcgggttcgggctcgggttttttgGGTTCGGGTATCGGGTATCGGGTTTTCTGCCCAGCCATATCGGCGACGCCACCGGAAAATGTCCTGTGGGTGGCGAGGAAGCCGAGCGGTAGGAGGAGAAGGGCGAGGGAGAGGAAGGTGGCAGTGACGGGGAGCTTGGCTGCGGCTGCGCTCCTGGACCGAGGCGGCATGTTTGTGGTACGGTGGTGGGATCACTGTGCGGTGAGAGTGGCAGGCGTGACAAGGACAACGTCTGATGAGGAGCGTCCCATTGGAGGAGCCGAGCTTTTATAGCAGCGTTATTGGAAATGGAATTTGGGGATCTTTTTCAGCTTTATTTTCGTGTTCTCCGACACATTGACCCAAGATGTTATTAGTCGGCACGATACCGACATTTCACTATCTATACGTTGCTCTTAATCTTTGTTTCCGTTTGTAGCACCAGTACAATTGATAGTCTTATTATCTGAGCTAAACATGATACTAGTCTCTTATTTCAATATCTGTAATTTTTACAATTGGTAGTTTTATTTGAGCCCATCCGCCGGTTGCCTCTCGAACCAACGCGATATTAACTGTGTATGATTAATTTCGTGACGGCCGTTAAGCATTGTGCCTCAGGAAATAGCTGTTCTGTACATGGGCCGTGAAAGTTACCCCATCGGTACCCATTTAAGCATTAAAGGTTCCTTGTTTTCCTGAGGTAAATAAAgtaaaggaaaaagtctaaattactctcctcaactatagccaaaatCTGGATAACCTCGTAAACCATGTTTTGATTCATTTTACCCCCAAACTATGtcctttggttcaaattaccccctaatacaatttgtattttttatttctccatgcttCGGTAGAGTTTTAAGTTGGAGTTTTACAGGATGAAAGTACACATTATAACCCATGTTAGGAAATACATAATAATTTtgtcattattttgataggttaggatatttaataatatattaatcattggagttcaaaattatataaaaataatgaCGAAAAATTATAACACTTTTTATTAATATGCAATGTGATGTTCACTACTACCCTACAAAAttcgaaattaaaattcaacttgtttACGGAGAAATAAAAAGGACAAAAATATTATGggataaaatgaactaaatgacatagtttagGGTGTAAATTAAACCAAGTTGTAGTTCATAGTATACTTGAAGGAAATAACTGTGTATGATAAGTAGGATTGATTTTTACCTATTTTATTATGCCATCCCAAATAAAACTATCGTATGTGAATAGAGGGCGGAGTACTACGTAGTACTCCTTTGTCAGTCAAGAAGGAATCGATTTGATCAGTTTATTGCTTTCTGGATGATGATGACATTGGATACCTTACTAGGGATCTTGGAGCAACTTGCTTGCTCGAGATCGGAGCAAACCCCATAACAATAAGTAAGGTCAACAATTTGCTCAAATCTTTGATCAGAATCTGTACTTTTGCAATGCTGATCACGACCTAGCTATCCAAATGTTTCTTTTTCTCTGACAATTGACTCGCTAGCTGCTGCCATCTTGCTAGATTTTTAAACCCACATTTGAAATAGTATAAAGCTTTCTCAAAGAAAATGAGGGAATTAAAAAAAGCTAGGCCACTGCCACTAGCATTATTCCAATGTTTCCCTGCTCTACAGCTTCTGCAACTACCAAAGACCATCAACAGCACAGCACAGAAGAAGTGTCTGTCTGCAGCAACACAAGTAGAATCAGAGGCTCAAGGTGCCGGACTACCGTACCGTATAGGGGCTAGCTAATCCACGCGCGCGCCAGCAGGCCTCACGGCACGCGATCTCCGACAGCGACAATGTCTTCTGTTCACTCCAACTTTCTGTATTTAGACAGTGAtaacttgttttatttttttaaaagacgGTGATAGCTTGTAAATATAATTTTAcacataatttttatcataTAACTTTTGTGAGGACAAATTCTCATCACAATTTTCATGTATAACTCTTTCCTAACACCTTTTTAACTTGTAAGCACATCCTCTAATATAGtttttttagtttaattttCATAAAATAATTGTCAAGAGAACTTCTCTAGAGAAAAACATAATAGAAGATAAAAGGAAAAAcctgaaaagcaacaaaaatGACAACAGTTGCCTGCCACGTGAATCCGCAAGGTTAGGTGGACCTGTGAGTAATTTTCTGCAGCATTAAGTATTTTCCGCAGTAGAATTGTACGTTGAGACTGTAGTGGTCAGTCACGGACTGAATCCTCTGCAAGTCAAGTCCGATCCATTATTATGCATATATggatcatatatatatagagtGTCGTCCAGAAGATGGAACATGTACGTTTGTGCACATTTTGCCTTTGGGTCCGGTACGGTCGATGGGCTAGCTGTCGTATATATTTTCAGATGGAGGCTGCTAGCGTTACCGGTCACCGCGTGCGCGGAGATGGTAGTAGGTAGGAACTCTGCAAAATATATAGTAATAGGATACCGGCGGCCGTCGGTGCCCACATCGACTGCGGACATGCATGCTGTTAACGCTTTGCCGGCCAAGATCATCTGACAGTCACCTGCACGTACTGCAC
This portion of the Panicum virgatum strain AP13 chromosome 2N, P.virgatum_v5, whole genome shotgun sequence genome encodes:
- the LOC120662164 gene encoding pectinesterase-like, translating into MPPRSRSAAAAKLPVTATFLSLALLLLPLGFLATHRTFSGGVAESTSAAEERHRVLLAGNDDGNADAAAAAEHAAAVDRHCACTLHRDVCASTLATIPNLARKPLRDVISDVVARAAAAVRASSSNCSSYLRRPQGLCVRDRLALSDCLELFGSTLGQLGTAADELSAGNRTAEESIAGVQTVLSAALTNQYTCLDGFAGPSASEDGRVRPYIQGRIYHVAHLVSNSLAMVRRLPQRRRRGREALEGYGRVRRGFPSWVSAGDRRRLLQQQGAPPAVADLVVAKDGSGNFTTVGEAVAAAPNNSEARFVIYIKAGGYFENVEVGPEKTNLMFVGDGMWKTVIKASRNVADNSTTFRSATLAVVGTGFLARDLTVENASGPKKNQAVALRVNADLAAFYRCSFVGYQDTLYAHSLRQFYRDCDVYGTVDFVFGDAAAVLQGCSLYARRPERGQKNVVAAQGRTDPNQNTGIVVQGGKVAAAADLIPVLANFSSYLGRPWKLYSRTVFAQTKIEGLIHPRGWLEWNGSFALDTLYYAEYMNRGPGANTSARVAWPGYHVLTNATDAANFTVRNFIQGDLWLNSTSFPYTLGLS